The genome window CGCTAATCGAAAAAGGCTATGCGTATGAGTCGGCTGGTGATGTGTATTTCCGGACGAAAAAATTCAAAGATTACGGGAAACTCTCTGGCCAAGAATTATCGGAATTGCAGCACGGGGCTCGGGTTGAATATAATGAGCGTAAGCAAGATGAGCTTGATTTCACGCTTTGGAAAGCGGCTAAACCAGGTGAAATTTTCTGGGAAAGTCCGTTTGGTAATGGGCGCCCGGGTTGGCATATTGAATGCTCGGCGCTTGCGAAAAAATATCTGGGTGACACGATTGATATTCATGCGGGTGGGCAAGATTTAGTATTTCCTCACCATGAGGATGAGATTGCTCAATCTGAAGCGGCAACTGGGAAAACGTTCGCGAACTACTGGATGCATAATGCCTTTTTAAATATTGATGGGGAAAAAATGTCCAAATCACTTGGGAATTTTATTACGCTTCATGATGTGCTGAAAGATAATGACCCAAATGTGATTCGTTTCTTCATGTTATCTGTACATTACCGGAAGCCAATTACGCTGAATGATGCGATTTTAGAAGATGCGAAAAATGGTTTGGAACGATTAATGATTGCATACCAAAATATTGATCATCGTATTCAAACAGATGACGGTGAATATGTGGAAGAAGCGCATGAGGACGAGTGGCTAGAACAACTAACGGAATTAAAACAAGCTTTTGAAGATGATATGGATGATGATTTCAATACAGCAAATGCAATTACTACTTTCCACGAACTTGCAAAGCGTGCCAATATTTACTTGGCGAAAGAAACTGTTTCTATCAACGTTCTGCGCGAATTCTTAAGCATGATGCGTTTGTTTGCGGAAGTGCTAGGTTTTAAATTAGAGAATACGCAATCAGATTCGCTGGACGATAGCGAGGTAGAAGCGTTAATCGAAGAACGTCTGCAAGCGCGAAATGAACGCAATTTTGCACGTGCTGATGAAATTCGAGACATTTTAAAAGAAAAAAATATTATCTTGGAAGACACTGCGCAAGGCACGCGGTTTAGACGGGGGTAAATCATGGCAGAAGTGAAAGAATATAAACAACTGAATGGTCTCGCACTTGCTTACATGGGTGACGCGGTGTATGAAAAATTTATCCGTGAATATTTACTTGCTGCTGGAAAGACAAAACCGAATCAATTGCACAAAACGGCGACAAAATTTGTTTCTGCAAAAGGGCAAGCTGTGGCGCTGAAAGCTATGATTGCGGAAGGCTTTTTGACGGAAGAAGAAGATAGAATTGCCAAGCGTGGGCGTAATGCCAAGTCGTATACAGTGCCCAAAAATACTGACCCTGGAACTTATAGTATGTCCACTTCTTTTGAAGCAGTTTTAGGTTATCTTTACTTAGCTGGTGATGTGGATCGTTTACAAGAATGGATGGAAAAGGCGCTTGAAATTGTAGAAAAAGGAGTGGAAACCAACTAATGGAACAAGAAAATGAGCAAGAGTGGATTGGCGGGAGAAATCCTGTTCTTGAAGTATTACGTTCTGATAGAGATATCCATAAAATATACGTGCAAGAAGGTTCGCAAAAAGGTGTTTTAAAACAAGTGTTAACATTAGCGAAAGAACGGAAAATTCAGGTTCAATTTGTACCTAAACAAAAGATTGAAAAAGTAGTAAGCGGTGCTCATCAAGGTGTTGCAGCTCAAGTGGCGGCTTATCAATATGCGGAGTTAGACGATTTATTCGCTGCTGCTGAAGCGAAAGATGAAATGCCATTTTTCATTATTTTGGATGAATTAGAAGATCCACACAACTTAGGATCAATTATGCGTACAGCGGATTCTGTTGGAGCACATGGGATTATTATTCCGAAACGTCGCTCTGTAGGTTTGACGCAAACTGTAGCCAAAGCAAGTACTGGGGCGATGGAGTATGTTCCGGTGGTTCGCGTAACGAATATGGTGCGGACAATGGAAGAACTACAAAAACGCGGGCTTTGGATTTTTGGGACAGATGCGAAAGGTAGTAGCGATTACCGGACGATGGATGTGGATATGCCGCTTGCTATTGTTATTGGTAGCGAAGGATTTGGCATGAGCCGCTTAGTACGTGAAAAATGTGATTTCCTCGTTCATTTACCAATGCGTGGGAAAGTTACTTCCCTTAATGCGTCAGTTGCAGCTAGTTTGTTACTTTATGAAGTTTATCGGAAACGTTTCCC of Listeria monocytogenes contains these proteins:
- the cysS gene encoding cysteine--tRNA ligase, coding for MSIQIFNTLKREKQPFKPLKDGEVKMYVCGPTVYNYIHIGNARPIIVFDTVRRYFTYRGYDVKFVSNFTDVDDKLIRAANELKLTVPEVADRFIGAYFDDVDQLNVAKASVNPRVTENMDEIIQMISTLIEKGYAYESAGDVYFRTKKFKDYGKLSGQELSELQHGARVEYNERKQDELDFTLWKAAKPGEIFWESPFGNGRPGWHIECSALAKKYLGDTIDIHAGGQDLVFPHHEDEIAQSEAATGKTFANYWMHNAFLNIDGEKMSKSLGNFITLHDVLKDNDPNVIRFFMLSVHYRKPITLNDAILEDAKNGLERLMIAYQNIDHRIQTDDGEYVEEAHEDEWLEQLTELKQAFEDDMDDDFNTANAITTFHELAKRANIYLAKETVSINVLREFLSMMRLFAEVLGFKLENTQSDSLDDSEVEALIEERLQARNERNFARADEIRDILKEKNIILEDTAQGTRFRRG
- a CDS encoding Mini-ribonuclease 3, producing the protein MAEVKEYKQLNGLALAYMGDAVYEKFIREYLLAAGKTKPNQLHKTATKFVSAKGQAVALKAMIAEGFLTEEEDRIAKRGRNAKSYTVPKNTDPGTYSMSTSFEAVLGYLYLAGDVDRLQEWMEKALEIVEKGVETN
- the rlmB gene encoding 23S rRNA (guanosine(2251)-2'-O)-methyltransferase RlmB, with protein sequence MEQENEQEWIGGRNPVLEVLRSDRDIHKIYVQEGSQKGVLKQVLTLAKERKIQVQFVPKQKIEKVVSGAHQGVAAQVAAYQYAELDDLFAAAEAKDEMPFFIILDELEDPHNLGSIMRTADSVGAHGIIIPKRRSVGLTQTVAKASTGAMEYVPVVRVTNMVRTMEELQKRGLWIFGTDAKGSSDYRTMDVDMPLAIVIGSEGFGMSRLVREKCDFLVHLPMRGKVTSLNASVAASLLLYEVYRKRFPLEK